The following proteins are encoded in a genomic region of Populus trichocarpa isolate Nisqually-1 chromosome 13, P.trichocarpa_v4.1, whole genome shotgun sequence:
- the LOC18104571 gene encoding endochitinase EP3 yields the protein MASSTRKSQLVIVLLGILIAGSAVPSHVVAQNCGCAADECCSRWGYCGTGNDYCGTGCQEGQCFPAAPTNDVSVPDIVTPEFFGGILDQADSSCAGKNFYSRDAFLEALNSYSRFGRIGSVDDSRREIAAFFAHVTHETGHFCYIEEINGPSRDYCDEGNTQYPCNPDKGYYGRGPIQLSWNFNYGPAGESIGFDGLNSPETVANDPVISFKTALWYWTNSVQPVISQGFGATIRAINGALECDGANPATVQARVGYYTDYCNQLGVAPGDNLTC from the exons ATGGCATCCTCTACAAGGAAAAGCCAGTTAGTCATTGTCTTGCTAGGAATTCTAATTGCAGGATCAGCTGTGCCGAGCCATGTTGTAGCTCAAAATTGTGGCTGTGCTGCAGACGAATGTTGCAGCCGATGGGGTTACTGTGGCACCGGCAATGACTATTGCGGCACCGGGTGTCAAGAGGGTCAGTGTTTCCCGGCAGCTCCCACCAACGATGTTTCAGTGCCTGATATCGTGACCCCAGAGTTTTTCGGTGGGATCCTTGATCAAGCTGATTCAAGCTGTGCTGGGAAGAACTTCTATTCACGAGACGCGTTCCTTGAGGCTCTCAATTCATACTCTCGGTTTGGTAGGATTGGTTCGGTTGACGATTCCAGGCGTGAGATCGCAGCTTTCTTCGCCCATGTCACCCATGAAACTGGAC ATTTTTGCTACATAGAAGAGATCAATGGACCATCAAGGGACTACTGCGACGAGGGCAATACGCAATATCCATGCAATCCTGATAAAGGTTACTACGGCCGAGGACCAATCCAACTATCATGGAATTTCAATTATGGACCTGCCGGAGAAAGCATCGGTTTTGATGGATTAAACTCTCCTGAAACTGTGGCCAATGACCCTGTAATTTCATTCAAGACAGCTCTGTGGTATTGGACTAACTCTGTCCAACCTGTAATTAGCCAAGGGTTTGGGGCGACGATTAGAGCCATTAATGGCGCCCTTGAATGTGACGGAGCAAATCCTGCTACTGTTCAAGCTCGTGTAGGGTATTATACCGATTACTGTAATCAACTGGGTGTGGCTCCTGGAGATAACCTTACTTGTTAG